One genomic segment of Novosphingobium sp. RL4 includes these proteins:
- a CDS encoding sensor histidine kinase has translation MRPLARRFAALLWTLPLLGLAGPGAALDPARRLDQFRHTRWSLGDGAPGNIRAMAQGRDGFLWLGTSTGLYRFDGIRFERVNPVDDDPGRSIQVTALLAARNGDIWVGYDFGGIAVLRGSGPHRGVLRGANPRPPSGGVDSIRQGRDGAVWIAVDRKGVMNLSRYLNGRWTYFGPAQGFAEAAMGSMLSASDGSFYVAQPSRVLRLAPGASRFEPLGARAGSFAALAEDSRRRIWLADEGGLRNLSGGGPIAPLSPVNTPYVRRQIAFDRGDALWIAGQDDGLARVVPSTAAARPVFDRLSDRDGLTASLALSVLEDREGNVWVGTESGLDRFSASNVARPRNHEAVVTGFVADPRSGHVFYAGLSGVYRAGRDREEPELIFRKASLGVLCGDARRLLAIGLDGNYLLTLRGDGTVAQSKAIAGPLSVSCTVDDTGTFWTGMDRVYRLSGTRLEPASGPAGDRNGTVLTLRPDGPGTLLVGRSKAGFQRIAGGSAISLWPAGANRIGSVNLVVGSGGSLLFGGQKGIARLRGTRLESLSERDYPVLAGVTGIGRTGDGAVWTIGATGIARIPAKGLDRAFQRPGAALPFDRFGHEEGFRARSNVFGTNDLAADGGGRLWLASNQGLAWIDTERLTRNDVVPPVMIRSLIAGKTLHAPSDSVIALPVGTDRVEIEFAALSLTDAGANRYRYVLRGADGNWVDAGHQRQALYTNLGPGNYEFRVIASNNDGVWNRQGAKIAFTIAPAFYQTGWFLALACLAIGAAVWAFYRWRLRTVAAQASSRLEARLSERERIARELHDTLLQGFQGLMLRFQSIVELLPKGDKARSALEDTLERADDVLLEGRDRVRSLREDREPVPLAPLLAPLAARIVPSALRWTIVEEGSVRPIRASVADELARIVGEALANAVRHAEASSVEIRIRYAADKLTLSIADDGIGLPDAIREAGRREGHYGLVGMRERAVRLGGKLEFRARQPHGTEVFAAVPSRLV, from the coding sequence ATGAGGCCACTGGCTCGCCGTTTCGCGGCGCTGCTCTGGACCTTGCCGCTGCTGGGCCTTGCCGGGCCCGGCGCCGCGCTCGATCCGGCCCGCAGGCTCGATCAGTTCCGGCATACGCGCTGGTCGCTGGGAGACGGCGCTCCGGGCAATATCCGCGCGATGGCCCAGGGGCGCGACGGGTTCCTCTGGCTCGGCACTTCCACGGGGCTTTACCGCTTCGACGGCATTCGCTTCGAACGGGTCAATCCGGTGGACGACGATCCCGGCCGGTCGATACAGGTCACGGCGCTGCTGGCGGCCCGCAACGGGGACATCTGGGTCGGCTATGATTTCGGCGGCATCGCGGTGCTGCGCGGCAGCGGTCCTCATCGCGGCGTGCTGCGAGGGGCGAACCCGCGGCCGCCTTCGGGCGGGGTGGACAGCATCCGGCAGGGCCGCGACGGCGCCGTCTGGATCGCGGTTGACCGCAAGGGCGTGATGAACCTGTCGCGCTACCTCAACGGACGATGGACCTATTTCGGACCGGCGCAGGGCTTTGCCGAGGCGGCGATGGGATCGATGCTGAGCGCATCGGACGGCAGCTTCTATGTCGCCCAGCCATCGCGCGTGCTCCGCCTTGCTCCGGGGGCCTCGCGCTTCGAACCGCTGGGGGCCCGCGCCGGTTCGTTCGCTGCGCTTGCCGAGGATTCCCGTCGTCGTATCTGGCTGGCCGACGAGGGCGGGCTTCGCAACCTGTCGGGCGGCGGGCCTATCGCCCCGCTGTCTCCCGTCAATACCCCCTACGTTCGCCGGCAGATCGCCTTCGATCGCGGCGATGCCCTGTGGATCGCCGGTCAGGATGATGGTCTCGCCCGGGTCGTTCCCTCCACGGCGGCGGCGAGGCCCGTGTTCGATCGGCTTTCCGACCGGGACGGGCTGACCGCATCGCTTGCCCTGTCGGTTCTGGAAGACCGCGAGGGCAATGTCTGGGTCGGCACCGAATCCGGTCTCGATCGGTTTTCCGCCAGCAATGTCGCCCGGCCGCGCAATCACGAGGCGGTGGTGACGGGGTTCGTGGCCGATCCGCGCTCGGGGCATGTGTTCTATGCCGGGCTTTCCGGTGTCTACCGGGCCGGGCGGGACCGCGAGGAGCCGGAACTGATCTTCCGCAAGGCGTCCCTCGGCGTCCTGTGCGGCGATGCCCGGCGCCTGCTGGCCATCGGCCTTGACGGGAATTACCTGCTGACATTGCGGGGCGACGGAACCGTCGCGCAGTCCAAAGCGATAGCAGGTCCGCTTTCGGTATCCTGCACCGTGGACGATACGGGAACATTCTGGACCGGCATGGACCGGGTCTATCGGCTTTCAGGCACTCGACTGGAGCCTGCTTCCGGTCCGGCAGGAGACCGGAACGGCACCGTGCTGACCCTGCGCCCCGATGGGCCGGGCACATTGCTCGTCGGCCGCAGCAAGGCCGGATTTCAGCGCATCGCGGGCGGCTCGGCGATCAGCCTCTGGCCGGCAGGCGCAAACCGCATCGGTTCGGTCAACCTCGTCGTCGGGAGCGGGGGGAGCTTGCTGTTCGGCGGGCAGAAGGGCATCGCGCGGCTGCGGGGCACGCGTCTCGAGAGCCTTTCCGAGCGGGACTATCCCGTGCTGGCCGGCGTGACCGGCATTGGCCGAACCGGGGACGGTGCGGTCTGGACCATCGGGGCGACGGGGATCGCACGCATTCCGGCCAAGGGGCTGGACCGCGCCTTCCAGAGGCCCGGCGCCGCCCTGCCGTTCGACCGCTTCGGGCATGAGGAAGGGTTCCGGGCAAGATCCAATGTGTTCGGCACCAATGACCTGGCGGCGGATGGCGGCGGGCGGCTCTGGCTTGCGTCCAACCAGGGGCTGGCCTGGATCGATACGGAACGGCTGACGCGCAACGACGTCGTGCCGCCGGTGATGATCCGCTCGCTGATTGCGGGCAAGACCCTGCATGCTCCGTCCGATAGCGTGATCGCACTGCCGGTCGGCACGGACCGCGTAGAGATCGAATTCGCCGCTCTCAGCCTTACCGATGCCGGTGCCAACCGATACCGCTATGTCCTGCGCGGCGCTGACGGCAACTGGGTCGATGCCGGGCACCAGCGCCAGGCGCTTTACACGAACCTTGGTCCGGGGAATTACGAGTTCCGCGTCATCGCCTCGAACAACGACGGCGTCTGGAACCGGCAGGGCGCGAAAATCGCCTTCACCATCGCTCCGGCCTTCTACCAGACGGGCTGGTTCCTCGCTCTCGCATGTCTGGCGATCGGCGCGGCGGTCTGGGCATTCTATCGCTGGCGCCTGCGAACGGTGGCGGCGCAGGCCAGCAGCCGATTGGAGGCCCGCCTCTCCGAGCGGGAGCGGATCGCGCGGGAACTTCACGATACCCTGCTGCAGGGTTTCCAGGGCCTGATGCTGCGGTTCCAGTCCATCGTCGAACTGCTCCCCAAAGGAGACAAGGCCCGCAGCGCGCTCGAGGATACGCTGGAGCGGGCGGACGACGTGCTGCTCGAAGGGCGCGACCGCGTCCGTTCTCTGCGGGAGGACCGCGAGCCGGTGCCGCTGGCGCCCTTGCTGGCTCCGCTCGCGGCCCGCATCGTGCCTTCGGCCCTGCGCTGGACGATCGTGGAGGAAGGCAGTGTCCGGCCGATCCGCGCCTCGGTGGCGGACGAACTGGCCCGCATCGTTGGCGAGGCGCTGGCCAATGCCGTTCGCCATGCGGAGGCTTCATCGGTCGAAATCCGTATCCGGTATGCGGCGGACAAGCTCACCCTCTCCATCGCGGATGACGGTATCGGCCTGCCCGATGCGATCCGGGAAGCGGGGCGCCGCGAAGGTCACTATGGGCTGGTAGGAATGCGCGAACGCGCCGTCCGGCTGGGCGGCAAGCTGGAATTCCGCGCCCGGCAGCCGCACGGCACCGAGGTCTTTGCGGCAGTGCCTTCGCGCCTGGTATGA
- a CDS encoding LysR family transcriptional regulator → MRLDKFDLNLLIAFELLLEEQNVTRAAQRLNLTQSAMSAALGRLRLALNDELLVPHGRRMVATPHALALAPMVSEAVRNLRVLISGATAFDPATSDRRFEIAASDYISTVLLSPLLPQLKHEAPGVEINVVLPNRESSALLEDGKLDFQLTPEQYLSPDHPSELLFEERHVVVGWSGNPVFRQEMTEEAFLSCGQVAVRITGVPSFAERHLLASEDRRRIEVTAPSFSLVPWLLPGTNLLALMHERLAQVFAPLLPLEIRPAPMAMPAMREMIQYHAARTTDAGMIWFKDKLMTAARSR, encoded by the coding sequence ATGCGCCTGGACAAGTTCGACCTCAACCTGTTGATCGCCTTTGAACTGCTGCTGGAGGAACAGAACGTCACCAGAGCGGCACAGAGACTGAACCTGACGCAATCCGCGATGAGCGCCGCGCTGGGTCGGCTTCGACTGGCGCTGAACGATGAACTGCTGGTGCCGCACGGCCGCCGGATGGTGGCCACGCCCCATGCGCTGGCGCTGGCGCCGATGGTATCGGAAGCGGTGCGCAATCTTCGCGTGCTGATCTCGGGCGCGACCGCCTTCGATCCCGCCACGTCCGATCGCCGCTTCGAGATCGCGGCCTCGGACTATATCTCGACGGTGCTCCTCAGCCCGCTGCTGCCCCAGCTCAAGCACGAGGCGCCCGGGGTGGAGATCAACGTCGTCCTGCCCAACCGGGAATCGAGCGCGCTTCTGGAAGACGGCAAGCTCGATTTCCAGCTCACGCCCGAACAATACCTCAGCCCCGACCACCCCAGCGAACTCCTGTTCGAGGAACGGCACGTCGTCGTCGGATGGTCGGGCAATCCGGTGTTCCGGCAGGAAATGACAGAGGAAGCGTTTCTGTCCTGCGGTCAGGTCGCGGTGCGGATCACCGGCGTTCCCTCCTTTGCCGAGCGCCACCTGCTGGCATCGGAAGACCGCCGCCGGATCGAGGTGACGGCGCCATCGTTTTCGCTGGTGCCATGGTTGCTGCCCGGCACGAACCTGCTGGCCCTGATGCACGAACGCCTTGCCCAGGTCTTCGCGCCGCTGCTGCCGCTGGAAATCCGTCCGGCGCCGATGGCCATGCCGGCGATGCGCGAGATGATCCAGTACCATGCCGCCCGCACCACCGATGCAGGGATGATCTGGTTCAAGGACAAGCTGATGACGGCAGCGCGCTCCCGGTGA
- a CDS encoding FAD-dependent oxidoreductase: MEKLDILVIGGGIGGLSAAIALLRKGHRVTVIERDPEWSVYGVGIIQQSNVVRAMDQLGVLEAFLDAACGFDAVEIYLPDGTRVARIPTPRLVEGRPSNVGIGRRALQKVLGDSARALGAEIRLGVTVELLDQDETGVFVRFSDGSDGRYDVVVGADGVYSQTRRMVLPQAESPEFTGQSVWRYNFPRAEGLDALHVYNGPTGVGLVPMSADTMYIYATTPEPDNPRYPVDGLAAAMRARLSGAAPAIRELAEHITDDEGVVYRPLEGMMVHGPWHAGRVVLLGDAIHATTPHLGQGAGMAIEDALVLAEELSAHTAPEEAFAAYRARRYERCRYIVEASLAICHGQIGKGPPVDNHKATAEMFAVVSQPI, encoded by the coding sequence ATGGAAAAACTCGATATTCTCGTGATCGGCGGTGGCATCGGCGGCCTTTCCGCCGCGATTGCGCTCCTTCGCAAGGGGCATCGCGTCACCGTGATCGAGCGCGATCCTGAGTGGTCGGTCTATGGCGTCGGCATCATCCAGCAATCGAACGTGGTCCGCGCGATGGACCAGCTCGGCGTGCTCGAAGCCTTTCTGGATGCGGCCTGCGGGTTCGATGCCGTGGAGATCTACCTTCCCGACGGGACCCGCGTGGCTCGTATTCCCACGCCGAGACTGGTGGAGGGCAGGCCCTCCAACGTCGGTATCGGCCGCCGTGCCCTGCAGAAGGTGCTTGGCGACAGCGCCCGGGCCCTCGGCGCCGAGATCCGCCTCGGCGTGACTGTCGAACTGCTGGATCAGGATGAAACGGGCGTTTTCGTGCGCTTCTCCGATGGCTCCGACGGGCGCTATGATGTGGTGGTCGGCGCTGACGGCGTCTATTCGCAAACCCGCCGCATGGTCCTGCCTCAGGCGGAAAGCCCGGAATTCACCGGTCAGTCGGTCTGGCGCTACAACTTTCCGCGCGCTGAAGGGCTCGATGCGCTTCACGTCTACAACGGACCTACCGGCGTCGGCCTCGTGCCGATGTCGGCCGACACGATGTACATCTATGCGACCACGCCGGAGCCGGACAATCCCCGCTATCCGGTGGATGGCCTGGCCGCGGCGATGCGCGCGAGGTTGTCCGGGGCCGCACCGGCAATCCGCGAACTAGCCGAACATATCACCGATGACGAGGGCGTGGTCTACCGCCCGCTCGAAGGCATGATGGTTCACGGTCCGTGGCATGCAGGCCGGGTGGTGCTGCTGGGCGATGCCATTCACGCCACCACGCCGCATCTGGGGCAGGGCGCCGGCATGGCGATCGAGGATGCGCTGGTTCTGGCCGAGGAACTCTCGGCGCACACCGCTCCCGAGGAGGCATTCGCTGCCTATCGCGCCCGTCGTTACGAGCGCTGCCGCTACATCGTCGAGGCTTCGCTGGCGATCTGCCACGGCCAGATCGGCAAGGGCCCCCCGGTCGATAACCACAAGGCCACCGCCGAGATGTTCGCGGTTGTCAGCCAACCCATTTGA
- a CDS encoding VOC family protein, producing the protein MSRVTEIRYVGYGVQDFDAERAFYTQDWGLVEVAAQDDFAWFKTHGHDEHHVVRLHKSDADHVEVIAFAADTRGDVDGLHEKVVAAGCKVIFAPRELDAPGGGYAFRFFSPDGLPFEISADVEKLGKRAMERWEGVPVKISHIVMHSPDHQALVAFFTDVLGFRISDWLGDFMCFLRCNEAHHRVAILPGPPCLNHVAYDMLSVDDMMRGVHRLKQRGTDLRWGPGRHTAGNNTFSYFTTPGGFAVEYTSELEEVDFETHQHKVHIPGPQIMDQWGIGVGGPQTMPHPAPDARLFQPAEA; encoded by the coding sequence ATGAGCCGAGTGACCGAAATCCGCTATGTCGGATATGGCGTTCAGGATTTCGACGCCGAGCGCGCCTTCTATACCCAGGACTGGGGCCTCGTGGAGGTCGCCGCGCAGGACGATTTCGCCTGGTTCAAGACCCACGGGCATGACGAGCACCATGTCGTGCGCCTCCACAAGTCGGATGCCGACCATGTCGAGGTGATCGCGTTTGCCGCCGATACGCGGGGGGATGTGGATGGTCTGCACGAGAAGGTCGTGGCGGCAGGCTGCAAGGTGATCTTTGCCCCGCGCGAACTCGATGCCCCCGGCGGCGGCTATGCCTTCCGCTTCTTCTCGCCCGACGGCCTCCCCTTCGAGATTTCGGCGGACGTGGAGAAGCTCGGCAAGCGGGCGATGGAGCGTTGGGAAGGCGTGCCGGTGAAGATCAGCCACATCGTCATGCACTCGCCCGATCATCAGGCGCTGGTGGCTTTCTTCACCGATGTGCTCGGCTTCAGAATCAGCGACTGGCTGGGCGACTTCATGTGCTTCCTGCGCTGCAACGAGGCGCACCACCGCGTCGCCATCCTGCCCGGTCCGCCCTGTCTCAACCATGTCGCCTACGATATGCTCTCGGTCGACGACATGATGCGCGGCGTCCATCGCCTCAAGCAGCGCGGCACGGACCTGCGCTGGGGGCCGGGCCGCCATACGGCGGGCAACAATACCTTCAGCTACTTCACGACGCCCGGCGGTTTCGCGGTCGAGTATACGTCCGAGCTGGAAGAGGTCGATTTCGAAACGCATCAGCACAAGGTCCATATTCCGGGCCCGCAGATCATGGACCAGTGGGGCATCGGTGTCGGGGGCCCGCAGACGATGCCGCATCCCGCACCCGATGCGCGCCTGTTCCAGCCGGCGGAGGCCTGA
- a CDS encoding alpha/beta hydrolase family protein: MALFEYFPNYIWNLSVSIAMESGAQLGEIIDMCQPIRDAAASGADAGTPQFMKAWAAMGDKLLELAAEDEAEGRKFSASNKLERASLYLITAERMQGHGHPGRQETYARAREAFDRSTALGRINRERVEIPLETGTMPALFTRAPGEGRQPVAVFCNGLDSCKELLYWTRLPQELARRGISTLCVDQPGSGEALRLQNLPVDPNSESWASKAVDWLEQQPDVDPARIGMTGISLGGHFAPRAVAYEPRFASGAVWGANHNWREVQDKRMAREGENPVPHYWAHVHWAFGAEDQDDFLAKSDAMNLNGHMDRIKVPFLVTHGAQDRQISVNYASDLYDQLVNSPRREKVIFTPREGGVEHVGADNMAYGRDLISDWFAETLGGKTA; the protein is encoded by the coding sequence ATGGCTCTGTTCGAATACTTTCCGAACTACATCTGGAACCTCTCGGTTTCGATCGCGATGGAATCGGGCGCGCAGCTTGGCGAGATCATCGACATGTGCCAGCCGATCCGCGACGCGGCGGCCAGCGGCGCCGATGCCGGTACGCCGCAGTTCATGAAGGCATGGGCGGCGATGGGCGACAAGCTGCTCGAACTTGCCGCCGAGGACGAGGCTGAGGGGCGCAAGTTCTCCGCCTCGAACAAGCTGGAGCGCGCCTCGCTCTACCTCATCACCGCGGAACGCATGCAGGGCCACGGCCATCCCGGCCGTCAGGAAACTTACGCAAGGGCGCGCGAAGCGTTCGACCGTTCGACCGCGCTGGGCCGGATCAACCGCGAGCGCGTGGAAATCCCGCTGGAAACCGGCACGATGCCTGCGCTGTTCACGCGGGCACCCGGAGAGGGACGCCAACCGGTGGCGGTGTTCTGCAACGGTCTCGATAGCTGCAAGGAACTGCTCTACTGGACCCGCCTGCCGCAGGAACTGGCGCGGCGGGGCATCTCCACGCTCTGCGTCGACCAGCCAGGATCGGGCGAGGCGCTGCGCCTTCAGAACCTGCCGGTCGATCCCAATTCGGAAAGCTGGGCGAGCAAGGCGGTGGACTGGCTGGAGCAGCAGCCGGACGTCGATCCGGCGCGCATCGGCATGACCGGCATCTCTCTCGGCGGCCACTTCGCGCCGCGCGCGGTCGCTTACGAACCGCGTTTTGCATCCGGCGCGGTCTGGGGGGCCAACCACAACTGGCGCGAAGTGCAGGACAAGCGCATGGCACGCGAGGGCGAGAACCCGGTGCCGCACTACTGGGCGCATGTCCACTGGGCCTTCGGTGCCGAGGATCAGGACGATTTCCTGGCGAAGTCCGATGCGATGAACCTCAACGGCCACATGGACCGCATAAAGGTACCCTTCCTCGTCACTCACGGCGCGCAGGATCGCCAGATCAGCGTGAACTACGCCAGCGATCTCTACGACCAGCTGGTCAATTCGCCGCGCCGCGAGAAGGTGATCTTCACGCCCCGCGAAGGCGGCGTCGAGCACGTCGGAGCGGACAACATGGCTTATGGCCGCGATCTGATTTCAGACTGGTTCGCCGAGACGCTGGGAGGAAAGACCGCATGA
- a CDS encoding cyclase family protein, protein MTRRFVDLSISLCNDVVSDPPFLKPEITYQTHSETVGELNMFFPGVTAEDTPDGAGFAAAEWVRLTTHSGTHLDAPYHFHPTMNGKDGEPERSLTIDEVPLEWCFQSGVKLDFRHFPDGYVVTARDVEDELARIGHTLKPLDIVLVNTAAGKALGEPNYVNRGCGMGYEATMYLTERGVRVTGTDAWSWDAPFSYTAEKVKETGDLSLIWEGHKAGRDIGYCHLEKLHNLEVLPDHGFTVSCFPHKIKGASAGWTRAVAIFED, encoded by the coding sequence ATGACTCGCCGTTTCGTCGATCTCTCGATCTCGCTCTGTAACGATGTCGTCAGTGATCCTCCGTTCCTGAAGCCGGAGATCACCTACCAGACCCATTCCGAAACGGTGGGCGAACTGAACATGTTCTTCCCCGGCGTGACCGCCGAGGATACGCCGGATGGCGCCGGTTTCGCCGCTGCGGAATGGGTCAGGCTGACCACGCACAGCGGCACGCATCTTGACGCGCCTTATCATTTCCATCCGACAATGAACGGCAAGGACGGAGAGCCTGAGCGTTCTCTCACCATCGACGAAGTGCCGCTGGAATGGTGCTTCCAGTCCGGCGTGAAGCTTGATTTCCGGCACTTCCCGGATGGCTATGTGGTTACGGCCAGGGATGTCGAGGACGAACTGGCCCGCATCGGCCATACGTTGAAGCCGCTCGATATCGTCCTCGTCAACACCGCCGCCGGCAAGGCGCTGGGCGAGCCGAACTATGTCAACCGCGGTTGCGGCATGGGCTACGAGGCGACCATGTACCTCACCGAGCGGGGGGTACGGGTGACGGGCACCGATGCCTGGTCATGGGATGCGCCGTTCAGCTACACCGCTGAAAAGGTCAAGGAAACCGGCGATCTGTCCCTGATATGGGAAGGCCACAAGGCAGGCCGCGATATCGGGTATTGCCACCTCGAAAAGCTGCACAACCTCGAAGTGCTGCCCGACCATGGTTTCACCGTCTCGTGCTTCCCGCACAAGATCAAGGGTGCCTCGGCGGGCTGGACCCGCGCCGTCGCGATCTTCGAGGATTGA